Part of the Faecalibacterium duncaniae genome, TGTCACGGCGGTCATCGTCATCGTGGGCTTGGGCAATGGCATGACCCAAAGCATCAAGGACAGCTTTTCTGAGATGGGGACCAATATCCTCAGCGTCCAGATCACGGGCCGCGGCTCCCGCACCGTGACCGTACAGCAGCTGTACGATATCGTGGACAGCCACCCGGAGGTGTTCACCGGCATGTCGCCCACCACCACGCTGGACAGCACCGTGAAGGTGGATACCACCACCTATGGCTATACGAGCGTCAAGGGCGTGAGTGAGACCTACCTGGATATGATGGGGCGCACGCTGGCCCAGGGCCGGGGCCTGACCTATGTGGACATCACGGACAATAAAAAGGTCTGCGTGGTGGGCGATTACATTGCCCGTGCGGCCTACGGCGGCAACGCCATCGGCCAGACCATCAAAATCGGCAGCGAGAGATTTACCATCGTGGGTGTGCTGGAAGCCAATGTCAGCAGTACGACCGATCAGGAGGGCACCGACGATGACATGATCTTTGTGCCCTATACCACCGCCCAGCGCATCAGCAGGACCAGCGCCAGCTCCTACGGCGTGGTTCTGGTGAGCGATGAACTTGCCGATGAGGGCAAGAATCTTCTGGTAGTAGGGATCGAATCCATCCTCCACGCGGAGGACGGCTATTTCATCACCAGCCTGAGCGAGATGCTGGAGACCATGACCGGCATGATCAACATGGTGGTGGCGATCCTGACCGCCATTGCAGCCATCTCCCTGCTGGTGGGCGGCATCGGCATTATGAACATTATGATGGTGTCCGTCACCGAGCGCACCCGGGAGATCGGCATTCGCAAGGCGCTGGGTGCCAAGGAACGCTGCATTCTTGCCCTGTTCGTCACTGAAGCGGCCACCACCTCCGCACTGGGCGGCCTGCTTGGCATTGCACTGGGCTATCTGTTCAGCGCTCTGGCCAACCGGGTGCTTCCGCTGCTGGTGTCGGATATGGAACTGACGGTGGCCCCCTCCATGACCTCAGTGCTGGTGGCCTTTGGCATCTCGGTGGGCATCGGTGTACTGTTCGGCTACCTGCCTGCCAAGCGCGCCGCAAGGCTGAACCCCATTGAAGCATTGAGATATGATTAAACCTCTCACCGCTTCGGTCTGGCTTCGCCAGCGCCTTGCGGAGCTCCCCTGGCAGGGGAGCCTGGAATAGAGGAAACACGATCTTAAGGAGAATCTTCCATGAAAAAAAGAATCCTTTCCCTTTTGCTGGCGGTGAGCATCGCCTGCTCGATGCTGGTGGTGCCGGCAAATGCCGCTGCCAGCAATGCGGCGGTGCAGACTGCCGTGACGCTGGGCGGCTTGACCAGCGAACAGGCCTCCGCCCTGAGCACCGCCCTGACTCGGGGCCAGCTGGCAAAGCTGCTGGTGACATTCTCGGCCTACCGGGAGAGCGCCGCCACGCAGGGGAACACCGGCACCCTGTTCACCGATGTGGACAGCGGGAACGAATATGCCCCCTATATCCGCATTGCCGTCCAGCAGGGATGGCTCAGCGGCTACACCGACGGCTCTTTCCGGCCCGACAACGGTGTGACGCTGGAAGAGGCCTGTACCGCCGCCCTCAAGCTGCTGGGCTATGATGTTACCACTCTGAGCGGCAGCTTCCCGGCGGCACAGCTCAACAAAGCCGGCAGCCTGGGCCTGCGGGCCGGTTTGAGCGCCGTGCAGGGGCAGGGCCTGACCCTGGAAGATGCCGCTGTGCTCTTCTATAATGCCCTGACGGCCAGCACCGCTGAAAACCAGACCTATGCCGCCACGCTGGGCTTTACCGTGACGGATGGCCGGATCGACCTGTCCTCGGTGCTGCTCAGCAGTGTGGAGGGCCCCTTTGTGGCCGATGGCACCACCCAGCTGCCCTTTGCCCCGGCGGCGGTCTACCGCAATGATACCGTGGCCACAGATGCCGCTCTGAACGCCTACGATGTCTACTATTACAGCGCCAGCGCCAGAACGGTCTGGATCTACTCCCGCAAGGCGGCGGGCCGCATCACGGCGGTCTCGCCCAGCGCCAGCGCCCCCACCAGTGTGACGGTGGCAGGCACCAGCTACACGCTGGCTTCCTCGGCAGCGGCATCGGTCCTCTCGGCCTTCAACGGCGGCGGAGTGGGGCAGGTGGTCACCCTGCTGTTGGGCATGAACAACGAGGCGGTGGCCGTTCTGACCGGCGAGGAAGCTGACAGCGTGTTCTATGGCGTGGTGCAGACTTCTTCCCGCAGCCTGACCGAAGAAAACGGCGCGGATGTGCTCCAAAGCGTGCAGGTGGCCTGCACCGATGGCGTGACCCGCACCGTGAATGTGGACAAGAGCCTGAACTTCCCCACCGGCTGGCTGGTGAAGATCACCGTCAACGCCGACGGGGAGAACGTGGAGACCCTGAGCGGCCAATCGGTCAGCGGCACCATCCGTGCGGACGGCACCGCGCTGGGCGATGCGGCCCTTGCTTCGGATGTGGAGATCCTGGATACGACAGCGGAGGGGTTGGCTGGGACAGTAAGTCCCGGCCGCCTATCGGGGGTGACACTTTCTGCCTCGGATGTCCGTTACTACACCGTGGATGGGAACGGTGCCATTGACCGGCTCATTCTGAACGATGCCACCGGCGACCTGTGGACCTACGGTGTGCTGGATGATGTGACCAACCTCATCAGCACCGCAGCCAGCTCCACCACGAACACCGGCTCCGGCTCGTCCACCTCCAACACCACCGGTTCCAGCGCCTCTGACCTTGTGGCCGGTGCGGTGGAAAGCGTGATGCCCTCCACCAGCACCCTGCTGTATGGGCTGGTCGATGGCAGCATCGGCAGCACCCTGTGGGAGAGTGTGACCAGCAGCACCGCCAGCCTGGCAAGCTATCTGCTCAAGATTGGTGCCAACAGCACCACGGGCGTGGTCAGCTCGGTGCTGGATTACCTGAGCAGCGGCGCGAACTATGTCTGCTACGTCAACGGTGAGCAGACCACCTATAAGACCAGCGTGAAGTATCCCGTGCTGGCAGGCGGTATCTCGGTGCGCAAGACTGCTTCCGGCAGTGTGGGCACCATGGCCCAGCTGCTCCCGGTCACGGTGGATCAGCTGGGGGCGGCCTCCGTGCGGAGCGGCTCCACCCGCTATGAGACTGCCGATGACATGCAGGTGTATCTGTGGTACAAGGGCAAGTATTACGCCACCACCCTTTCCCAGATCAACGCCGAGGATTACAGCCTCATCGGCTGGTACGATGCCCATGGCAGCGCGGCGGGCGGAAAGATCCGCGTTCTTGTGGCCGTGAAAAAAGACTGACCGCGTCTCCGACAGGCTGTGAAATGGGACGAAATCCGGTCATAAAAAGGCAGTTAGGCGACATTTTTCACGATTTATCCATTGAAATTCTCCCCCGGGGATGATATGATAGACCTGTTCCTGCGCGGCAAAAGGCCGGGAACGAAATCTGAAGTGGGAGAATTTTGTGCCAGATGCAGAAAAAGAAGCTTTATCAGCTGGCTGCGGTCATCGTTCTTGTGGTGGCCGTGGCAGCTGCTTTGATCCTGACAGGGATGCGGAAAAGCACCTCTGTGTCCGAGGCGCAGGCCAGCTCGGTGCCGTCCTCCGCTCTGCCCGGCGGGGAAGCTGAGGGGCCCTCCAGCGCCGCCGCCTCCAGCAAGAGCGCCGTCAGCAGTGAGGTGACGGAAGAATCCCCGGTTTCGTCCTTTTTGGAACAGCTGGAAGAGGAACTTGGCATTTCCTCTTCGGAGACAGCTTCGTCCAGTGAGGTCTCCTCTTCCGCCAGCGCAGGCAAGGCGGACAGCGTGAGCTCCGCAGTGTCCGGTTCCAGCGCCGCACACTCGGTGCCTGCCTCCTCTGCGGCTTCCGGCAGCCATGCGGCCAGCAGTCAGGCCCCCGGCAGCAGCCATGCCTCCAGCAGCTCCGCTGCTTCGGAGAATGAGGTGGATGCCAGGATCGACAGCTACATCCGCCAGCTGCAGAACCTGAAGAAGCAGACGGAATCCAAGCTCTACGGCGTGATCTACGAAGCCTACGATGAGTATATCTCCCACCCGGTGGAGGAGCGCAATCTGGGGATGAAGGTCTCCATCGTGGTGTCCAAGACCGCCAAGCTGACCAGTGTTCAGGGCGAGTGTGACAAGGAGTTCAATGCCATCCTGAAAGAGCTGCGCCAGTACCTGCGGGACAATGGCCGTGATCAGAGCGTTGCGGATCAGGCAGAGCAGGAGTACAAAAAGATGAAGTCCGACCTGACCAGCGAGCTGACCGGCATTGTCTATAACAGTGCGGTGGGCAGCGGCGATGGCGGCAAATGGATCCAGGAACACATTGAGCATAAGCGCTGAAATAGATAAGAGCCGTGCAGTTCAAACGCTGCACGGCTCTGCTTTTTTGTTACTGCACACGCTTTAACGCTGTGTTGATGAGATCGGCAAACTGCTCCAGACGTTCCCGGAGCTGGACAATGGAATCGATGTCGCTGTCGGAAATGACACTGACGGGAGCCGAAAGGCTGTTGACACCGGCTTTCAGTGTGCCGCTCAGGGCTGCGTTGACACCGTGGGCGGGGATCTCCACATGCACATCCACGGGGATGGTGTCATCGAAGAGCAGGGACTTCAGCGGCAGGCCCACCACAAGGACAGCCGCGTCCTCCCCCTCAGACGGGAACTGGTAGTAGGTGTAGCCCTTTTTGGCATAATCGGGGTGGACGACGCACTGGCGGCTAAGGGTCATGGTATAGCCGGACATCTCCTGCATGGCCACCTGCGTGTTGGGCACGCCGAGGATCTTTGCCAGCTGGGCCTGCGTGATGTAGTTGGGCAGAGACCACTCCGGCAGGAACGCACCCACCAGCGGCACGCTGTCCGCGATGGAATCCCGCAGGGTGCGGTAGAGCCGCCCGGCATCGAAGTAGGTGTCGTTGGCATCAATATAGAGGTCGGTGAAAAAGTCGGTGCCGCCGGTCTCGGCGCGGGCAAGCCCGCCGGAGGGGTACAGGTACAATTGCAGCTGCCCCGGCGAATACAGCCCGGCCACATCGCCGGAAGTTGCACCCACCTGTTTCAGAATATTGTACAGGGCCGGGGTACTGGCACTGTCCTGTGCGGTGATGTTATAGCTGAACTCAAAAGTCGCACCCTTTTGTAAGGCACGGACTTTGCTGTTGACCAGACTGAAAAGGACCAGCGCAGCCACCAGACACACCGCCAGAATGCAGGCCACCACCGTGACCACGGCGCGGGAACGCTTTTTGGAAGATTTCATGGCAGAACCTCCTGTTCTCTTTATAAGGAATACGATCCAGAGCTTAAAAATCGTTCAAGTTGGCTTTGATTTTTTTATAATTTATTTGCAGGCCGCCACAAAGGCATCAAAAATCCCCTGCATGGCGGGGTCGGCAGCGCTGAGCCATTCAGGGTGCCACTGCACGCCCAGGCAGAACTTCGCGTCCGGCTTCTCAATGCCCTCCACGATGCCGTCCTCGCTCAGGGCCGACAGCACAAGGCCCTGAGCGACCTTGTCTACCGCCTGATGGTGCTGGCTGTTGACCAGAACGGTATCCTGCCCAAGAATGCGGGAGAGCAAGGTATCCCGCCGCACGGTGACAGTGTGGATCTTGCCCCAATGGTCGTTGTGGGGGACGTGCTCAAAGGGTTTGATGTCCTGATACAGATCGCCGCCCAGCGCAACATTCATCAGCTGGATGCCCCGGCAGATGGCCAGCACCGGCTTGTCGGCGGCAAGGAAGGCGCGCAGCAGCAGCGGCTCGGCGATATCCCGCAGAACGTTGGGCTCACCGCAGGCAGGGATGCGCTCCTGCCCGTAGAATTTCGGGTCGATGTCGCCGCCGCCCGGCAGCAGCAGGCCGTCACAGGCCAGCGCATCCTGTACGGCTTTGTCGGGGTCGTTCAGCTCGATCCAGCGCATTTCTGCCCCGGCCCGGGCAAGGCTTTCGGGATATTTTGCGTGAGCCTCCGCCAGCAGCTGGTTCGGCACCATGCGCGGCATTGCAATCGTAATAGCAGCAGACATTGTAGAAACTCCTTTTTACGTCAACAGAAAAACCCCGGAACATTCGTTCCGGGGTTTCTGGCGGAAAGATGGGGATTCGAACCCCAGAACGCTTTTGACACGTTACACGATTTCCAGTCGTGCGCCTTAGACCAACTCAGCCATCTTTCCACATCTTCAATTTTCAGCGTTTCGGGCCGTGGCCCTCAGCGCTCCACTATAATACCTGAAAGGATGACT contains:
- a CDS encoding gamma-glutamyl-gamma-aminobutyrate hydrolase family protein — translated: MSAAITIAMPRMVPNQLLAEAHAKYPESLARAGAEMRWIELNDPDKAVQDALACDGLLLPGGGDIDPKFYGQERIPACGEPNVLRDIAEPLLLRAFLAADKPVLAICRGIQLMNVALGGDLYQDIKPFEHVPHNDHWGKIHTVTVRRDTLLSRILGQDTVLVNSQHHQAVDKVAQGLVLSALSEDGIVEGIEKPDAKFCLGVQWHPEWLSAADPAMQGIFDAFVAACK
- a CDS encoding S-layer homology domain-containing protein; this encodes MKKRILSLLLAVSIACSMLVVPANAAASNAAVQTAVTLGGLTSEQASALSTALTRGQLAKLLVTFSAYRESAATQGNTGTLFTDVDSGNEYAPYIRIAVQQGWLSGYTDGSFRPDNGVTLEEACTAALKLLGYDVTTLSGSFPAAQLNKAGSLGLRAGLSAVQGQGLTLEDAAVLFYNALTASTAENQTYAATLGFTVTDGRIDLSSVLLSSVEGPFVADGTTQLPFAPAAVYRNDTVATDAALNAYDVYYYSASARTVWIYSRKAAGRITAVSPSASAPTSVTVAGTSYTLASSAAASVLSAFNGGGVGQVVTLLLGMNNEAVAVLTGEEADSVFYGVVQTSSRSLTEENGADVLQSVQVACTDGVTRTVNVDKSLNFPTGWLVKITVNADGENVETLSGQSVSGTIRADGTALGDAALASDVEILDTTAEGLAGTVSPGRLSGVTLSASDVRYYTVDGNGAIDRLILNDATGDLWTYGVLDDVTNLISTAASSTTNTGSGSSTSNTTGSSASDLVAGAVESVMPSTSTLLYGLVDGSIGSTLWESVTSSTASLASYLLKIGANSTTGVVSSVLDYLSSGANYVCYVNGEQTTYKTSVKYPVLAGGISVRKTASGSVGTMAQLLPVTVDQLGAASVRSGSTRYETADDMQVYLWYKGKYYATTLSQINAEDYSLIGWYDAHGSAAGGKIRVLVAVKKD
- a CDS encoding ABC transporter permease, with translation MIYETFREAVKNIWSNKFRTVLTMLGIIIGVTAVIVIVGLGNGMTQSIKDSFSEMGTNILSVQITGRGSRTVTVQQLYDIVDSHPEVFTGMSPTTTLDSTVKVDTTTYGYTSVKGVSETYLDMMGRTLAQGRGLTYVDITDNKKVCVVGDYIARAAYGGNAIGQTIKIGSERFTIVGVLEANVSSTTDQEGTDDDMIFVPYTTAQRISRTSASSYGVVLVSDELADEGKNLLVVGIESILHAEDGYFITSLSEMLETMTGMINMVVAILTAIAAISLLVGGIGIMNIMMVSVTERTREIGIRKALGAKERCILALFVTEAATTSALGGLLGIALGYLFSALANRVLPLLVSDMELTVAPSMTSVLVAFGISVGIGVLFGYLPAKRAARLNPIEALRYD